The Solanum lycopersicum chromosome 9, SLM_r2.1 genome window below encodes:
- the LOC101254230 gene encoding beta-1,4-xylosyltransferase IRX9 — protein sequence MGSLERSKKKVQLWKKAIFHFLLCFVMGFFTGFAPTGKGTTTTSMFSTRNAIDIHKTHHVSNQTYPILNMMANKPMLDETTTTITTTVTSEWSKLHETRHSKKVLVEDQEEEEENQQDQDQDQDQDQEPEEANDELLNTKRLLIIVTPTSAKDQNRGMLLKRLSNTIRLIPQPILWIVVEQQIEDSQVSEILRKTGIMYRHLVFKENFTNIHEEVDHQRNVALNHIEHHRLSGIVHFASLSNVYDLTFFDELRAIEGFGTWPMALLSANKKEVIIEGPVCDSSEVMGWHLKKSNNSNIDERPPIRVSSFAFNTSILWDPERWGRTSSIQDTSQDSLKFVRKEVLEDETKLMGIPPIDCSKILLWNLPLST from the exons ATGGGGTCTTTAGaaagatcaaagaaaaaagttcaattATGGAAGAAAgcaatttttcattttcttctttgttttgttATGGGATTCTTTACTGGCTTTGCTCCAACAGGCAAAGGCACTACTACTACTTCAATGTTTTCCACTAGGAATGCTATTGATATTCACAAAACTCATCATGTGTCAAATCAAACATATCCTATATTAAACATGATGGCCAATAAACCTATGTTAGACGAaacgacaacaacaataacaacaacagtAACATCAGAATGGTCTAAACTACACGAAACGAGGCACTCAAAAAAGGTCTTAGTAGAAGATCAAGAGGAGGAGGAAGAAAACCAACAAGATCAAGATCAGGACCAGGATCAGGATCAAGAGCCAGAAGAGGCTAACGATGAGTTGTTGAACACCAAAAGGCTACTAATAATAGTTACTCCTACAAGCGCGAAGGATCAAAATAGAGGGATGTTACTTAAGAGGCTATCAAATACAATAAGATTGATTCCACAACCAATTTTGTGGATAGTTGTGGAACAACAAATCGAGGATTCACAAGTATCTGAAATACTCAGAAAAACAGGCATTATGTATAGACATTTGGTTTTCAAGGAGAATTTCACTAACATTCATGAAGAAGTGGATCATCAAAGAAATGTGGCACTTAATCACATTGAACATCATAGGTTAAGTGGGATTGTTCATTTTGCTAGCCTCTCTAATGTCTATGATCTCACCTTCTTTGATGAGCTTAGAGCAATTGA ggGATTTGGGACATGGCCAATGGCATTATTATCAGCAAATAAGAAGGAAGTGATAATTGAGGGACCAGTTTGTGATTCATCAGAAGTTATGGGGTGGCATTTGAAGAaatcaaataattcaaatattgaTGAAAGGCCTCCAATTAGGGTTTCAAGTTTTGCTTTTAATACTTCAATTCTTTGGGATCCAGAAAGATGGGGTAGAACTTCATCTATACAAGACACTTCTcag GATTCTCTAAAATTTGTGAGAAAAGAGGTTCTTGAAGATGAAACTAAATTGATGGGAATTCCTCCAATTGATTGCTCCAAAATTTTGCTATGGAATCTTCCACTTTCAACATGA
- the LOC101253926 gene encoding protein OSB2, chloroplastic encodes MNFLTKSIAKKALFSSSSPQKCQLLLQTLSSRFASTTISKPRKPKIPKPQEPSSAYVLTHPRIEIYDEAKDVSSWPKPSEIPYQAKVANSVNLVGFVQTPVHFETSSDGKYCASTVVAHENSDDNSVLMIPVVFAGDLAHVVACHVKENDCVYVYGKFSMEPLSCEFMDEYQSCFHIVAENVNFVQGLKRNVSLKGNVKSVYPKGKNFVLDDNDNQHSDYLVKQKDRLSGLEYDDSVNLGGSKSEEGVTGGDDWRDLIKNSKQWWDCRKAKLDGIVKARHPDFKKKDSSTSLWIENAPRWVLEGLEGLEFDAYAPKSKSVGKDVDCWKDLLENPDKWWDNRVSKLNQKAPDFKHKNTGIGLWVGSSPDWVLSRLPPLRDQRAASSDK; translated from the coding sequence ATGAATTTCTTAACAAAATCAATAGCAAAAAAGGCCTTATTCTCCTCTTCATCTCCTCAAAAATGCCAACTTTTACTCCAAACCCTCAGTTCAAGATTTGCCTCTACAACCATTTCTAAGCCAAGAAAACCCAAAATCCCTAAACCCCAAGAACCCTCTTCAGCTTATGTGCTAACCCATCCAAGAATTGAGATTTATGATGAAGCAAAAGATGTGTCTTCTTGGCCAAAGCCAAGTGAGATACCTTACCAAGCAAAAGTTGCAAATTCTGTTAATCTTGTTGGTTTTGTGCAAACCCCAGTTCATTTTGAAACTTCCTCTGATGGGAAATATTGTGCTAGTACTGTTGTTGCTCATGAGAATAGTGATGATAACTCTGTTTTGATGATTCCTGTTGTGTTTGCTGGTGATTTAGCTCATGTTGTTGCTTGTCATGTTAAGGAAAATGATTGTGTTTATGTGTATGGGAAGTTCTCTATGGAACCATTGTCTTGTGAATTCATGGATGAATATCAGTCTTGTTTTCATATTGTTGCTGAAAATGTTAACTTTGTGCAGGGTCTGAAACGAAATGTTTCCCTAAAGGGAAATGTAAAATCAGTTTATCCGAAAGGTAAGAACTTTGTGTTGGATGACAATGATAACCAGCATTCTGATTATTTGGTCAAACAGAAAGATAGGTTGTCTGGTTTAGAATATGATGATTCTGTTAATTTGGGTGGGAGCAAGTCGGAGGAAGGTGTTACGGGAGGTGATGATTGGAGGGACCTTATTAAGAATTCGAAACAATGGTGGGATTGTCGAAAGGCGAAGTTAGATGGAATTGTGAAAGCAAGGCACCCtgatttcaagaaaaaggaTAGTAGTACTTCTCTGTGGATTGAGAACGCTCCAAGGTGGGTTCTTGAGGGACTTGAAGGACTTGAATTCGATGCTTATGCTCCTAAATCTAAAAGCGTTGGGAAGGACGTTGATTGCTGGAAAGATTTGCTGGAGAATCCTGATAAATGGTGGGACAACAGAGTTAGTAAGTTGAATCAGAAAGCACCTGATTTTAAGCACAAGAATACCGGTATAGGGCTTTGGGTCGGTAGCTCACCAGATTGGGTGTTGTCTCGGTTGCCACCATTGAGAGATCAACGAGCTGCTTCTTCAGACAAGTAG
- the LOC101253617 gene encoding DEAD-box ATP-dependent RNA helicase 57, with translation MEKDASFLFGGISFNRKKFARDFDRFKGKIQVDSAEKLNFIDKEDKTIDDSLEKVEFVENEISGMEDGTSTSVSKKRKRKEKGKVPDVEGFSIFKSSKLKEEAASEETDQSVNELLQGKKEYYQQLERDAIFRKMHNIHVSGSNIPSPLLNFSELRSRYKCRSYLLRNLAKLGFKEPTPIQRQTIPVLLSGRECFACAPTGSGKTFAFVFPVLMKLKHTSKDGVRAVILSPTKELAAQTTRECKKLARKKFYIRLMTKQLAKSGDFSKLRCDVLISTPLRLKFAIQKRKLDLSRVEYLVLDESDKLFEPGMLEQVDFVVKACTNPSILRSLFSATLPDIVEDRARTIMHDAVRVIIGRKNSASETIEQKLVYVGSEEGKLLALRQSFAESLNPPVLVFVQNKERAKELYDELKLEDIRADVIHSDLSQIQRENAIDNFRAGKTWVLIATDVVARGMDFKGVNCVINYDFPDAAAAYIHRIGRSGRAGRSGQAITFYTEADIPFLRNIANVITSSGGEVPEWIMSLTKKKWRKHRPRRETISTQPDI, from the exons ATGGAAAAAGATGCATCTTTTTTGTTTGGTGGCATCTCTTTCAATCGAAAAAAGTTTGCTCGCGATTTCGACAGATttaag GGGAAAATTCAAGTTGATTCAGCTGAGAAACTGAACTTTATTGACAAG gaggataaaacTATTGATGATTCGTTAGAGAAAGTGGAGTTTGTCGAGAATGAGATATCTGGAATGGAGGATGGGACAAGTACTAGCGTGAgtaagaagaggaagaggaaggagAAGGGAAAAGTTCCTG ATGTGGAGGGATTTTCTATCTTCAAGAGTTCAAAATTGAAAGAGGAAGCTGCAAGCGAAGAGACTGATCAATCTGTAAATGAACTGCTTCAGGGAAAGAAAGAATATTATCAACAATTGGAG AGGGACGCAATTTTTCGGAAGATGCACAACATTCATGTTTCAGGGAGTAACATCCCTTCGCCATTGCTCAATTTTTCTGAACTAAGATCAAG ATATAAATGTCGATCATATCTATTGCGAAATCTGGCAAAACTAGGATTTAAAGAACCAACGCCAATCCAAAGGCAGACTATTCCAGTCCTCTTATCT GGGCGTGAATGCTTTGCTTGTGCACCTACTGGTTCTGGCAAAACATTTGCTTTTGTTTTTCCTGTACTTATGAAACTCAAG CACACTTCAAAGGATGGTGTCCGAGCTGTAATTCTTTCCCCTACAAAAGAGTTAGCTGCTCAGACAACAAGAGAATGCAAAAAGTTGGCCAGGAAGAAGTTCTACATCAGGTTGATGACTAAACAACTCGCTAAAAGTGGGGACTTTTCTAAACTGCGATGTGATGTACTGATCTCGACACCATTGCGCCTAAAGTTTGCTATCCAAAAAAGGAAGCTTGATTTAAGTAG GGTTGAATATCTTGTCTTAGATGAATCTGATAAGCTTTTCGAGCCTGGCATGCTAGAGCAGGTTGATTTTGTGGTGAAGGCGTGCACAAatccttcaattcttcggtCATTGTTCAGTGCTACTTTACCCGATATAGTTGAAGACCGAGCACGTACAATAATGCATGATGCTGTTCGAGTAATTATTGGTAGGAA AAATTCAGCTTCTGAAACAATAGAGCAAAAActggtatatgttgggagtgAAGAAGGGAAGCTTCTGGCTCTTCGTCAAAGCTTTGCAGAG AGTTTAAACCCACCAGTGCTAGTATTCGTTCAAAACAAGGAGCGTGCCAAGGAGCTATATGACGAGTTAAAATTGGAAGATATTCGAGCAGATGTTATCCATTCAGACCTTTCTCAGATACAG AGAGAAAATGCTATCGATAACTTTAGAGCTGGAAAAACATGGGTTTTAATTGCCACTGATGTTGTTGCCCGGGGTATGGATTTCAAAGGGGTCAACTGCgtgataaattatgatttccCAGACGCTGCTGCAGCATATATTCACAGAATTG GACGTTCTGGCAGAGCAGGAAGGAGTGGACAGGCGATAACATTTTATACTGAAGCAGATATTCCCTTTTTGAGGAACATCGCAAATGTTATTACGTCTTCTGGTGGTGAGGTTCCGGAGTGGATCATGTCTCTGACCAAGAAAAAGTGGAGGAAACACAGACCGCGAAGAGAAACCATTTCAACTCAGCCAGACATATGA